The sequence ACCCACACCTTCCCGTCCGGTTGGTTATATTTCACGGCATTATCGCAGAGGTTCAGAAGCAACTGACGCAAACGATGGCGGTCCCCGGTGACGTTCAAGGAATCACAGTGGCCCAGCTCCACCTTGATCGCGTGCGGTGTGGCCAGACTCTGAGCATCACTGCACGCCTCCCGCACCAGGTCGTTCAAACTAATCGCCGCCTTCGCCAGTGACACCTGACCAGCGTCCGCCTTGGTAAGCAAGGTCAACCCGTCCACAATCTTCGTCAACCGCTGCACTTCATCCAACTGGCTTTCCAACCGCGTCCGGTCGGCGGCGGAAAGTTCCTTTTGCCCAAGCCAGGTTTCCAGTTCCGCATGGATCACTGTCAGGGGGGTCTTAAGTTCATGTGAGGCGTGCAGGGTGAATTCGCGAATGCGGTTGAACGAATCATCCAACCGTCCCGTCATGGCGTTGAAAACCTCGGTCAAACGATCCAATTCGTCACCGCTGCCGGTCGGCGGCAATCGTTCCCGCAAATTATGTTCGGTGAGGCGTTCCGCCGCGAGGGTAAGCGCGGTGACTGGTTCCAGCGCCTTGCGCATCAACCACCAGCCACCG is a genomic window of Verrucomicrobiota bacterium containing:
- a CDS encoding HAMP domain-containing sensor histidine kinase, with the protein product MKIRTRLTLWFSVVLLVALLAMGLLSYNEYVLEPQRDGLRPAVTQKANAGDESDENTLGDLVEILLWCGVPALALALGGGWWLMRKALEPVTALTLAAERLTEHNLRERLPPTGSGDELDRLTEVFNAMTGRLDDSFNRIREFTLHASHELKTPLTVIHAELETWLGQKELSAADRTRLESQLDEVQRLTKIVDGLTLLTKADAGQVSLAKAAISLNDLVREACSDAQSLATPHAIKVELGHCDSLNVTGDRHRLRQLLLNLCDNAVKYNQPDGKVWVNLRQDEATAVLSIANTGPGIPAAVLPRIFEPFFRGDASHSQQVEGCGLGLSIARWIVDAHGGTIQIESEPGTQTVVTVRLPRNRQG